TCGTTTTATGAATTGACCAATCAACGATTATTTATTTTTTTTGAAGATAAGAGAGGCGTTGTGACCACCAAATCCAAAAGTATTGGATAAAGCTACGTCAACAGTACGTTTCTTAGCAACATTGAATGTGAAATCTAATTTCTGATCAATGTTAGGGTCGGTTTCATAATGGTTAATTGTTGGAGGAACGATATCGTTTTTCACCGCTAAAACAGTAGCGATAGCTTCAACAGCTCCTGCAGCTCCCAATAAGTGACCTGTCATTGATTTGGTAGAGTTGATACTGATATTATAAGCATGCTCACCATATAGAGTGGTGATAGCTTTTGGTTCAGCAATATCTCCCAAAGGAGTAGATGTTCCATGAGTATTGATATGGTCCATTTGTATAGGTTCTAAACCTGCATCTTGTAATGCCCATTTCATAGCTAGCATAGCACCATGTCCTTCAGGGTGTGGGCTAGTCATGTGGTGTGCATCAGCAGAAAGGCCTGCTCCAGCAACCTCAGCATAAATAGTAGCACCACGAGCTATAGCGTGTTCATACTCTTCGAATATTAATCCAGCTCCACCTTCTCCAATTACAAAACCATCACGATCTTTATCAAAAGGGCGAGAGGCTGTTTTAGGATCATCATTACGAGTGGAGATGGCGTGCATAGCGTTAAACCCACCAACACCAGGGGAGTTAACGGCAGCTTCAGAACCACCCACTACAAAAGCATCGGCTTTGCCTAATCTTATATAGTTGAATGCATCTGCCATAGCATTTGCCGATGAGGCACAAGCTGAAACAGTAGCAAAGTTTGGTCCTTGGAATCCATATTTAATGGAGATATGACCTGCAGTAATATCTGCAATCATTTTTGGAATAAAGAAAGGGTTGTAACGTGGTGTTCCGTCGCCTTTGGCATAGTCACCTACTTCTTTAGCAAAAGTTTCGAGGCCACCAATTCCTGATGCCCAGATAACTCCTACTCTTTCTTTATCAATATTTTCGTCGTCTAATTTGGCGTCAGCAACAGCTTGATAAGCGGCAACTAAACCAAATTGAGCGTAAAGATCGTACTTTCTGGCTTCTTTTCTGTCAAAATGATCAAGCGGATTAAAACCTTTTACTTCGCATGCAAAATGAGTCTTAAACTTCGAATGATCAAAACGGGTTATTTCGGCTGCGCCCGAAACCCCATTAAGCAATGCATCCCAGTACTCTGGGACAGTATTACCTAATGGAGTAACGGCTCCTAAGCCTGTAACCACTACTCTTCTTAATTTCATAAAGAAATGTTTGAATTATTGAGCGTGCTCTTCAATATAAGATATAGCTTCACCAACTGTTTGGATATTCTCAGCTTGATCATCTGGAATAGAGATGTTGAATTCCTTTTCGAACTCCATAATTAATTCAACTGTATCCAATGAATCAGCGCCTAAATCGTTAGTAAAATTAGCTTCTGGAGTTACCTCGCTTGGGTCTACTCCTAATTTGTCAACTATAATATCAATAACCTTTGATTTTGTGTCAGACATGTTTATCTCCTTTTTTGAATTAATAAGCTGCAAAGAAAAAAATTTCAATCGTACAAACCAACACATTTTTGACTTTTTATGACTTGCAAAAAAGGATGCTTCTGATAATCAGGCGTGAAGCATGTCGACTTTTCGACAAGAAAATTCGAATGATGGGAGTATTGGGGTCTTTTTGTGTGTTTTTGGGTAAGCCTTTGGGGTTGTTTTTGTCTTGTTTTCGTATTCTTTTGATGTTTTTGTTACTTCATTTACTAAAAAGTTGTGTTTTGGCCTTGCCTTTTTATCTATTTTTGCCAATTGTTACGTTTTATATCTTCAAATGTCATAACTAAATATCTAATAATGAAAAGAATAGCCATTTTTGCTTCTGGTAATGGTAGTAATGCAGAAAACATCATTAAGTTCTTTTTGCAAAGTGAAAATATTAGCGTAGAGCTAGTGTTAACTAATAATGCCAACGCTAAAGTAATTGAGAGAGCTGCAAAATTAGATATACCAGTTGTGGTTTTCAATAGAAGCGATTTTTATGGTGATGAGATAGTTTTAGAAAGTTTGATAGAACACAAGATCGATTTAGTAGTGTTAGCTGGTTTTATGTGGTTGGTTCCTTCCTATCTTATTCAGAATTATCCTTTAAATATTATCAATATTCACCCTGCGCTTTTACCTAAATATGGAGGGAAGGGAATGTATGGAGATTATGTTCATCAAGCTGTTTCTGAGGCTCGTGAGAAAGAAAGTGGAATCACTGTTCATTATGTAAACGAAAAGTATGACGATGGCGACATTATATTTCAAAAATCTATAGAGATAGAGGAGGGTGAAGATCCAGATTCCATAGCTCAGAAAATTCATACTTTAGAATATGAGTATTTCCCAAAAGTGATAAAAGATTTGTTGGCGTAATTGGATTTTTTAAAAAAATTCATTGACTAAATTATCGCTTTGGTAGATTAGTTCTTATCAAAATCCTCTTTTTCTCCTTTTTTAGCACTTTCGTAATCTGGTCTTTGAATTAATGTTCTATAATTTTCAGGGTAATGCATTTTATTCCACACTCCCCAATATGCTTCTTTTGTCATCCCGTCGTAATGTATTATGCCCAAGTTATACTGATTAGTTTGGAAAATATTAAGTCTTACAAAAAACACAATAGCTATAATAACAGGAATAATTCTCCAATTAAACCATTTAGATTTGATGCTTAATGAAATAAAAAGCGCGAGTGGAATGGCCATAAGTGGATAGGAATCTATCATTGGTCTTGAGCCAAATCCTCCTCCATACCAAAAGGTCCACCAACTATATATTATCCATATATTTAGGACTAAGAAAATACTAATTGGAAGAGCAAATGGCTTCATTTTTTTGAATAGGAAAGGGATTCCAATAATAGCGAAAATCATAAGCGGTGTATAAATTAACCACCCTTTTCTATAGCTGAATAGGCCCTTAATGATATTGGGATTTAGAAAAAAGAAACCTTCATCTCCATAGGAGCCATAAACCCAATGGCCTGTAATATACTTCCAGTAAATTAATTGAGGCGAACACATAATGATGCTTGAGATAGCTATCAGAAATATGTGGAGCCAGTATTTTTTTAATATAAGTATTTTTTCTTTTGCTGTATCAATGGTGTAAACATTATAGAGTAAAGGGAAAATAAAAATAATAATGTTTGTGGGTCTGATAAGGGTAATTAATCCACCAGTAAGACCAATTAGAATAGCTTTTCCCCAATGTGGTTTTTCATTCCATTTTATGGATAGATATATAAATAATGAAAATAAAAAGAAAGAATAAACATGGCTCATAGGCCCATTATAAACAGTGTAGAAAAACAAGTTGGTGCCGAAAAACAAAATAATAAGAGTGAGACTGACAACTCCTTTACTAAAAAATTGAATCAGGGTTAGTCTAATGATCAACATAGCCATAAGAGCATAAAAAATACTGCTGTATACCAACCATCTACTGTAAGGCTCAGAGTACCCGCTAGGATCGTAACCGAAAAGTTTTGCATGCTGGTGGGCAATAAAGAAGAAGGGAGAATACATGATGGCGGTTCCCATTGTCATCTTCTGAACATACCCCTCATTATTTGGTAATGGTTTTCCCCAAATGTATTTTGTTATTTCTTTGGGTAGTTGGTGTTTAAATTTAAAGCTTAAATCTTTATAAATAAATGTAGCAGGTAAATAAGAATAGTAAATTTTTATATCGTGTTGAATTACAGTGTCTTTTTCCCATTCTGCTTCCTTGTGGACTAAATGTACCCAGATGATTATTGATAATAAAATAATTATTTTAGTATAGTCAAAATCAGCTAATTTAGGGATCATCAGAATTTATTTTTTTGAAAAAAGATTATACTTGAAAATGCAATATATGGCATGAAATCCATCTTTATAACTTATTTTCTTACCATCAGCATAAGTTCTTCCATGATAAGAGATCCCTACTTCATATATTTTAATATTAGGGACTCTAGATATTTTTGCTGTTATTTCGGGCTCTATACCAAATCTTTTCTCTTTGATATTGATATTCTTTAATATGTCTGTCCTCATCATTTTATAACAGGTTTCCATATCTGTTAAGTTCAAGTTGGTAAACATATTAGATAAAAAAGTAAGAAAGCGATTACCTATGGTATGCCAGAAAAATAAAATTCTATGAGGATTTGAGCCCATAAACCTTGATCCATAAACTACATCTGCGTTAGTATAGTATACAGGTTTTAAAAGGTCATTGTATTCTTCGGGATTGTATTCTAAATCAGCATCTTGAATAATGGTGTATTCTCCAGTTGCATGTGAAAAACCTACTTGAAGTGCGGCACCTTTACCTTGGTTGGTTTCTTGATTAAAAAGTTGGATATCCAAATTTTTATTCTTAACCATGTACTTTTCTACTGCTTCTTTTGTGTCATCAGTAGAACAATCATTTACTATTATAATTTCTTTTTTAATTCCCTTTAAATCAACATCAAGTATCTTGTTTAAAATGAGATGAATTGTTTTGCCTTCATTATAGGCTGGGATAATAATAGATAGCTTTTTTATCATTAGTAATTATGTTGTATGCATTTGTACCGACTGTAATAAGCGCAAAAATATAATAATTTATAAATATAAACTAGGATTGATCCCTGATATTTAAATGGAGGACAAACTTATATATCCGGTCTTATATTTCATTATTTATTACAATATGTAATTCTAAATATTAAAGTTGGAATATACTGATTATAACTATATTGATGATTGTTTCTTCTCTTTTCTATTTTGCTCCTCCTCATCCTCCATCAATTGATAGGCTTTGATAATACTTGTTACCAATGAATGGCGAACAATATCTTTATCATTGAGGTGAACAAAGTCGACTCCCTTGATATCCTTCAGCATGTTTTGAGCTTGCTTTAAGCCGGATGTGTATTTTCTTGGAAGGTCGATTTGAGTAATATCACCAGTAACGAAAAACTTGGAGTAAACGCCCATTCTGGTTAGAAACATCTTAAGTTGGCTCGAAGTAGCATTTTGTGCTTCATCTAATATGGCATAAGCATTATTTAATGTTCTTCCACGCATAAATGCTAAAGGGGCAATTTCAATAGTGCCATCCTCTAAATATTTTTCCAGTTTTACAGCCGGAAGCATATCTCTTAAAGCGTCGTAAAGCGGCATCATATAAGGATCTAGTTTTTCCTTCATGTCGCCAGGGAGGAATCCTAGGCTTTCTCCAGCTTCTACTGCTGGACGCGCTAAAATAATCCTCTTTACT
Above is a window of Lentimicrobium sp. L6 DNA encoding:
- the fabF gene encoding beta-ketoacyl-ACP synthase II — translated: MKLRRVVVTGLGAVTPLGNTVPEYWDALLNGVSGAAEITRFDHSKFKTHFACEVKGFNPLDHFDRKEARKYDLYAQFGLVAAYQAVADAKLDDENIDKERVGVIWASGIGGLETFAKEVGDYAKGDGTPRYNPFFIPKMIADITAGHISIKYGFQGPNFATVSACASSANAMADAFNYIRLGKADAFVVGGSEAAVNSPGVGGFNAMHAISTRNDDPKTASRPFDKDRDGFVIGEGGAGLIFEEYEHAIARGATIYAEVAGAGLSADAHHMTSPHPEGHGAMLAMKWALQDAGLEPIQMDHINTHGTSTPLGDIAEPKAITTLYGEHAYNISINSTKSMTGHLLGAAGAVEAIATVLAVKNDIVPPTINHYETDPNIDQKLDFTFNVAKKRTVDVALSNTFGFGGHNASLIFKKNK
- a CDS encoding acyl carrier protein; protein product: MSDTKSKVIDIIVDKLGVDPSEVTPEANFTNDLGADSLDTVELIMEFEKEFNISIPDDQAENIQTVGEAISYIEEHAQ
- the purN gene encoding phosphoribosylglycinamide formyltransferase → MKRIAIFASGNGSNAENIIKFFLQSENISVELVLTNNANAKVIERAAKLDIPVVVFNRSDFYGDEIVLESLIEHKIDLVVLAGFMWLVPSYLIQNYPLNIINIHPALLPKYGGKGMYGDYVHQAVSEAREKESGITVHYVNEKYDDGDIIFQKSIEIEEGEDPDSIAQKIHTLEYEYFPKVIKDLLA
- a CDS encoding glycosyltransferase family 2 protein; this translates as MIKKLSIIIPAYNEGKTIHLILNKILDVDLKGIKKEIIIVNDCSTDDTKEAVEKYMVKNKNLDIQLFNQETNQGKGAALQVGFSHATGEYTIIQDADLEYNPEEYNDLLKPVYYTNADVVYGSRFMGSNPHRILFFWHTIGNRFLTFLSNMFTNLNLTDMETCYKMMRTDILKNINIKEKRFGIEPEITAKISRVPNIKIYEVGISYHGRTYADGKKISYKDGFHAIYCIFKYNLFSKK
- a CDS encoding PhoH family protein; the protein is MAEKVLSLEPYHPLDIFGVNEVNLNTIKEIFPSLRFVVRGDVFKIFGNDEMVIQFEKFFDVALMHFEKFNKLNPQDLKGLMHESASEFVKGSTSGDDILVHGVNGKLIKALTVNQRKLVETSMKNDLVFAIGPAGSGKTYTAVALAVRALKNKEVKRIILARPAVEAGESLGFLPGDMKEKLDPYMMPLYDALRDMLPAVKLEKYLEDGTIEIAPLAFMRGRTLNNAYAILDEAQNATSSQLKMFLTRMGVYSKFFVTGDITQIDLPRKYTSGLKQAQNMLKDIKGVDFVHLNDKDIVRHSLVTSIIKAYQLMEDEEEQNRKEKKQSSI